Proteins encoded in a region of the Rickettsia tillamookensis genome:
- a CDS encoding phage major capsid protein, protein MKKIIYSNQTFDNMEIKSVTDNEVVIIGYASVYNIADHHNDLISKGAFANASHHNVKFLWQHDSKKPIGIITHLAEDDHGLKMEAVINNKVKAGVEAIELIKQGAIDGLSIGFYIKNSVYNDARQRVITEAELLEISIVTFPANQSAKILYITKGQEIEYNDKINELEEKLYNMQNILERPNSVNIEEQEQKTAFINYVRKGEDTGLMQKSSLNSSTEAGGVLILQTLYNSIITEINARSPMRGLASIETISTNALDIISEDGKFSSGWIGEVEAREETPAAKLKQQRIFVHELYAQPKASQALLDDATIRVENWLGERLRDSFVKMENNAFINGDGIKKTRGILSPDHDKIEKVKMGNKITADGLLDFINSLKEEYLTNATLLMNRITLSEVQKLKDNQGRFIWQQSLSDSFKQTVFGIPVVCSSDMPPLDKKGNAIAIGDFKTAYKIVDRSGINIMRDPYTEKPFVKFYAVKRVGGDVVNQEAIKIGVFN, encoded by the coding sequence ATGAAAAAAATAATCTACAGCAATCAAACTTTCGACAATATGGAAATAAAGTCCGTAACCGATAATGAGGTAGTAATTATCGGCTATGCGAGTGTTTATAATATTGCCGATCATCATAACGATTTAATTTCTAAAGGAGCTTTTGCAAATGCTTCTCACCATAACGTAAAATTTCTTTGGCAACATGACAGTAAAAAACCTATAGGAATTATTACTCATTTGGCTGAAGATGACCACGGTTTAAAAATGGAAGCAGTGATAAATAATAAAGTCAAAGCAGGAGTAGAAGCGATAGAGCTAATAAAGCAAGGAGCAATAGATGGATTATCTATAGGCTTTTATATAAAAAACTCGGTTTATAATGATGCAAGGCAGAGAGTAATTACCGAAGCAGAGCTTTTAGAGATAAGTATTGTTACTTTTCCTGCTAATCAGAGTGCTAAAATCTTATATATCACTAAAGGACAAGAAATAGAATATAACGATAAAATCAATGAGTTAGAGGAAAAGCTATATAATATGCAAAATATTTTAGAAAGACCAAATAGTGTAAATATAGAAGAACAGGAACAGAAAACAGCTTTCATTAATTATGTACGTAAAGGCGAAGATACCGGGCTTATGCAAAAATCATCCCTAAATAGTAGTACTGAAGCAGGCGGCGTTTTAATATTACAGACTTTATATAACAGTATTATCACCGAAATAAATGCTAGATCGCCAATGAGAGGACTTGCTTCGATTGAAACGATTTCTACAAATGCCCTTGATATAATAAGCGAGGACGGTAAATTTAGTAGTGGCTGGATTGGGGAGGTAGAAGCACGAGAAGAAACTCCGGCAGCGAAGTTAAAGCAACAGCGTATTTTTGTTCATGAGCTATATGCACAGCCGAAAGCTAGCCAAGCACTACTTGATGATGCGACTATCAGAGTCGAAAATTGGTTAGGTGAAAGATTGCGTGATAGTTTCGTTAAAATGGAAAATAATGCGTTTATAAATGGTGACGGTATAAAAAAAACCAGAGGTATTTTATCGCCTGACCATGATAAAATCGAGAAAGTTAAGATGGGTAATAAAATTACCGCCGATGGGCTGCTTGATTTTATAAATTCGCTTAAAGAAGAATATTTAACAAATGCAACTTTGCTAATGAATCGTATTACTTTGTCCGAAGTACAGAAGCTTAAAGATAATCAAGGGCGTTTTATTTGGCAGCAATCACTATCAGATTCGTTTAAGCAAACAGTATTTGGAATACCGGTAGTTTGTAGCTCCGATATGCCTCCTCTAGATAAAAAGGGAAATGCTATAGCGATAGGTGACTTTAAAACAGCCTATAAAATAGTAGATAGAAGCGGTATTAATATAATGCGTGATCCTTATACTGAAAAGCCTTTTGTAAAGTTTTATGCCGTAAAAAGAGTAGGGGGTGATGTAGTAAATCAAGAAGCTATTAAGATTGGTGTTTTTAATTAG
- a CDS encoding head-tail connector protein, which produces MFKKNNFQIIKIFPQEVWSLEQVKNYMRVEASYDDNLIVGLIDAAITAAENFTKLNFISKQIKFICNISGKKEFLFKYNPLLKITNIKKKFKDQENDLSAYDYAIEQNLLTLSKALSNEELTVEYISGYDKNNIPHAIKHGIMLHIAEMYDRQATNCIGLSKEVKNLYLPYRNIQI; this is translated from the coding sequence ATGTTCAAAAAAAACAATTTTCAAATCATAAAAATATTTCCGCAAGAAGTGTGGAGTTTAGAGCAGGTAAAAAATTATATGCGGGTGGAGGCTAGTTATGACGATAATTTAATAGTCGGATTAATTGATGCGGCAATCACAGCAGCAGAGAATTTTACTAAGCTAAATTTTATCTCAAAACAAATCAAGTTTATTTGTAATATTTCAGGAAAAAAAGAGTTTTTATTTAAATATAACCCATTACTAAAAATAACAAACATAAAGAAAAAATTTAAAGACCAAGAAAATGACTTATCGGCATATGATTATGCGATTGAGCAGAATCTTTTAACTCTAAGTAAAGCATTAAGTAATGAAGAGCTGACGGTAGAATATATAAGCGGTTACGATAAAAATAATATTCCGCATGCTATAAAACATGGGATTATGCTACATATTGCCGAAATGTATGACCGTCAAGCTACGAATTGTATCGGGCTTTCCAAAGAGGTAAAAAATTTATATTTGCCATATAGGAATATACAAATTTAG
- a CDS encoding phage head closure protein produces MAFIVIPWLVHGIQLNNLIKRLDAVDKPRHDPLLNLKGNKMTKTVVKNFQHQIKFLENIAGEGMEEDRWVEKLTSYAEIKPLCDSKFLALENISFGHIITEGYFLFRIRFIKNVTTKMRILFKEREFEIKRIINVEEKSKFLNIIALEIYVS; encoded by the coding sequence ATGGCATTTATTGTCATACCGTGGCTTGTCCACGGTATCCAGTTAAATAACCTGATAAAAAGACTGGATGCCGTGGACAAGCCACGGCATGACCCCTTACTTAATTTAAAAGGTAATAAAATGACAAAAACAGTAGTGAAAAATTTTCAGCATCAAATTAAATTTTTAGAAAATATTGCGGGAGAGGGGATGGAGGAGGATAGATGGGTAGAGAAATTAACAAGCTATGCCGAAATCAAACCGTTATGCGATAGCAAATTTCTTGCTCTAGAAAATATAAGCTTTGGACATATAATAACGGAAGGATATTTTTTATTTAGAATAAGATTTATTAAAAATGTCACTACTAAAATGCGTATTTTATTTAAAGAACGGGAATTTGAAATTAAACGGATTATTAATGTTGAAGAAAAAAGCAAATTTTTAAATATAATAGCGTTGGAAATTTATGTATCATGA
- a CDS encoding HI0074 family nucleotidyltransferase substrate-binding subunit has translation MHLIAGLDISSLLKSRKKFEEFRKHLDTEQNKAGSIQAFEFCYEVAWKMMKRFCEKSGKTPYILKDVFREAAVSGLISDPTRWFKFIEIRNITVHTYNEKNVELVISIFDDFADAVDELIKNLEKYSGSD, from the coding sequence ATGCATTTAATCGCAGGGCTGGATATAAGTAGCCTATTAAAATCAAGAAAGAAATTTGAAGAGTTTCGTAAACATTTAGATACTGAGCAGAATAAAGCAGGAAGTATTCAGGCTTTTGAGTTTTGCTATGAAGTGGCATGGAAAATGATGAAACGCTTTTGTGAAAAATCCGGCAAAACACCTTATATTTTAAAGGATGTATTTCGGGAAGCAGCGGTTAGCGGGTTGATTTCAGACCCAACACGATGGTTTAAGTTTATAGAGATTCGTAATATTACTGTTCATACTTATAATGAAAAAAACGTAGAACTAGTAATTAGTATTTTTGATGATTTTGCCGATGCTGTGGATGAACTTATAAAAAATTTGGAGAAATATAGTGGTTCAGATTGA
- a CDS encoding nucleotidyltransferase domain-containing protein, with the protein MVQIEKQDLLILHTILSKYPYKFYAYGSRVKDNHKKFSDLDLCIMDNISDDMLFEIQDALQESDISIHIDIKRWNIDMNEDFRSLIKSDLILFK; encoded by the coding sequence GTGGTTCAGATTGAAAAGCAAGATTTGTTAATATTGCACACCATATTAAGTAAATATCCTTATAAGTTTTATGCTTACGGTTCAAGGGTTAAAGATAATCATAAAAAATTCTCCGATCTTGATCTTTGTATTATGGATAATATTAGCGATGATATGCTGTTTGAAATCCAGGATGCTTTGCAAGAATCTGATATATCAATACATATAGATATAAAAAGATGGAATATAGATATGAATGAAGATTTTCGCTCTTTAATTAAAAGTGATCTTATTCTTTTTAAATAA
- a CDS encoding TIGR02217 family protein, with product MNFHDIRMPEFIESFAVGKTEFSTSHAITKSGREARHLDRNYGCQKYLIKNARLSSSEFEQFNSFFKARRGSNFAFRFRDYADYKVTNGMIAKGDDNLNKFQLKNIYSDSIAPYERVITKPVNNSVILYINNVRAMGIVDYNDGIVTLPSPLGQDVILTADFTFDVAVRFSIDSFEYSYCNDGSIELSNIELVEVAILV from the coding sequence ATGAATTTTCACGATATACGTATGCCGGAATTTATTGAAAGTTTTGCGGTCGGAAAGACGGAATTTTCTACTTCTCACGCTATAACTAAATCAGGTAGAGAAGCAAGACATTTAGACCGCAATTACGGTTGCCAAAAATATTTAATCAAAAATGCTAGATTAAGTAGCTCTGAATTTGAGCAGTTTAATAGCTTTTTTAAAGCAAGACGTGGAAGTAATTTTGCTTTTAGGTTTAGGGATTATGCCGATTATAAAGTAACGAACGGAATGATTGCTAAGGGTGACGACAATTTAAATAAATTTCAGCTAAAGAATATATATAGCGATTCTATTGCTCCTTACGAACGAGTTATCACTAAACCGGTTAATAATAGTGTAATTCTATATATTAATAATGTAAGAGCTATGGGCATTGTAGATTACAACGATGGTATAGTGACCTTACCAAGCCCCTTAGGTCAAGATGTAATTTTAACTGCTGATTTTACTTTTGACGTAGCAGTTAGATTTAGTATAGATAGTTTTGAATATTCTTATTGTAATGACGGTTCTATAGAATTATCCAACATAGAGTTAGTGGAGGTAGCTATACTCGTTTAA
- a CDS encoding DUF2163 domain-containing protein — protein sequence MSILSSNNIEEVITKLTNFVYCFQIKLASGEELNLTNNDYAIKNEERVFLPNSGLDLKEAEFNDSAQNHIIIEGIFEENGITTAMDLNNAIVKIIIYTDKLFEHFVTYYCTLYTKYDLNFKIHLKPETVKYNQTVINRYSKTCRAVFGDSKCKIDKALYSGIYKVKEMLKESLRILDLDKENGYYNGGQIIFGENRFNSKVLSNFGDLIILEDIIPDAAKDAEEVKIIAGCDKNFISCCNKFNNAINFRGEPLIPKKDFINLV from the coding sequence ATGAGTATTTTATCATCTAATAATATTGAAGAAGTAATTACAAAGCTTACAAATTTTGTTTATTGTTTTCAAATTAAGCTAGCTAGCGGTGAGGAATTAAACTTAACAAATAATGACTATGCTATAAAAAATGAAGAGAGAGTTTTTTTACCAAATTCCGGTTTAGATTTAAAAGAAGCAGAATTTAACGATTCCGCACAAAACCATATAATCATTGAAGGTATTTTTGAAGAAAACGGCATTACGACGGCAATGGATTTAAATAATGCTATTGTTAAAATAATAATATATACTGACAAGCTTTTTGAACATTTCGTTACATATTATTGCACTTTATATACAAAATACGATTTAAACTTTAAAATACATTTAAAACCCGAAACAGTAAAATATAATCAGACTGTAATTAATCGATATAGCAAAACATGTAGAGCAGTTTTTGGAGATAGTAAATGCAAAATAGATAAAGCTTTATATAGCGGCATATATAAGGTTAAAGAAATGCTCAAGGAAAGTTTAAGAATACTAGATTTAGATAAAGAAAACGGCTATTATAACGGCGGTCAAATTATATTCGGCGAAAATCGTTTTAACAGTAAAGTTCTAAGTAATTTCGGTGATTTGATTATATTAGAGGATATTATACCGGATGCTGCCAAAGATGCCGAGGAAGTAAAAATTATTGCCGGATGTGATAAAAATTTTATAAGCTGTTGCAATAAATTTAATAATGCTATAAATTTTAGGGGCGAACCGCTAATACCAAAAAAAGATTTTATAAATTTAGTATAA